A section of the Acipenser ruthenus chromosome 39, fAciRut3.2 maternal haplotype, whole genome shotgun sequence genome encodes:
- the LOC117966651 gene encoding G protein-activated inward rectifier potassium channel 4-like isoform X2, translating into MTCRVSGGNWKLKMKKIPKQAREDLAHISTDRTRMLAEPPKKPRQRYVQKDGKCNVHHGNVHETYRYLSDLFTTLVDLKWSFSLLIFTLVYCITWLFFGLIWWLIAYIRGDLEHLEESDWTPCVENLNSFVSAFLFSIETETTIGYGYRVITEHCPEGIILLLVQAILGSIVNALMVGCMFVKISQPKKRAETLMFSHKAVISLRDDKLCLMFRVGDLRSSHIVEASIRAKLIRSKQTKEGEFIPLNQTDINVGFDTGDDRLFLVSPLIISHEINEKSPFWELSRAQMEKEEFEIVVILEGMVEATGMTCQARSSYLHTEVLWGYRFTPVLSLEKGFYEVDYNNFHDIYETHTPSYSARELAGTATRGQFLSKLSPTAPPPCPLDPPMVLREKEEDEEREAGESNGSAATAGVATETTEAENIFF; encoded by the exons ATGACCTGCAGGGTGTCCGGAGGCAACTGGAAACTCAAG ATGAAGAAGATCCCCAAGCAGGCCCGTGAAGATCTAGCCCACATCTCCACCGACAGAACCCGAATGTTAGCCGAACCGCCCAAAAAGCCACGGCAGCGCTACGTCCAGAAGGACGGCAAGTGCAACGTGCACCACGGCAACGTCCACGAGACCTACCGCTACCTGAGCGACCTCTTCACGACCCTGGTGGACCTCAAGTGGAGCTTCAGCCTGCTCATTTTCACCCTGGTCTACTGCATCACCTGGCTCTTCTTTGGGCTCATCTGGTGGCTTATCGCGTACATCCGAGGTGACCTAGAGCACCTGGAGGAGAGTGACTGGACACCGTGCGTGGAGAACCTCAACAGCTTTGTGTCTGCTTTCCTCTTCTCCATAGAGACGGAGACTACCATTGGATATGGCTACAGGGTCATCACCGAGCACTGCCCGGAGGGGATCATTCTCCTGTTGGTCCAGGCCATCCTGGGCTCCATCGTCAACGCCCTGATGGTGGGCTGCATGTTTGTGAAGATCTCACAGCCCAAGAAGAGGGCAGAGACCCTCATGTTCTCCCACAAGGCGGTCATCTCTCTCCGCGACGACAAGCTCTGCCTGATGTTCAGGGTGGGGGACCTGCGTAGCTCTCACATCGTGGAGGCTTCCATCCGGGCCAAGCTGATCAGGTCCAAGCAGACCAAGGAAGGGGAGTTCATCCCACTGAACCAGACAGACATCAACGTGGGCTTCGACACGGGCGACGACAGGCTCTTCCTGGTGTCTCCTCTCATCATCTCCCACGAGATCAACGAGAAGAGCCCATTCTGGGAGCTGTCCCGGGCCCAGATGGAGAAGGAGGAGTTTGAGATCGTCGTCATCCTGGAAGGCATGGTGGAGGCCACAG GGATGACATGCCAAGCTCGCAGTTCCTATCTGCACACCGAGGTGCTGTGGGGGTATCGCTTCACCCCGGTGCTCTCTCTGGAGAAGGGATTCTACGAGGTCGACTACAACAACTTCCATGACATCTATGAGACGCACACGCCCTCCTATAGTGCCAGGGAGCTGGCGGGCACTGCCACCCGGGGCCAGTTCCTGTCAAAGCTTTCCCCCACGGCCCCACCACCCTGTCCACTAGACCCCCCCATGGTGCTCAGAGAAAaggaagaggatgaagagaggGAGGCCGGAGAGAGTAACGGATCAGCCGCCACAGCGGGGGTCGCCACGGAAACAACAGAGGCTGaaaatatattcttttaa
- the LOC117397414 gene encoding CMP-N-acetylneuraminate-beta-galactosamide-alpha-2,3-sialyltransferase 4-like, whose amino-acid sequence MEQMKMTLKIAKIHKTWVFRLLLVAVPFFCYYFTQDMFLQSQISSHDKVLCVSKYTAKKLDALEANFTINTQLFLKLEDFFWRKFPYGLALPYGVNGSEMVLLKVLAFIAKYEMPEQIQRLTCRTCAVIGNGFTMKNSSLGDTINKYDLVIRLNDAPIRGFEQDVGNKTTIRLFYPESASTKSMDENNPDTLMVLVPFKRIDISWLKELLYDEKRVTKGFWKPVPQVWVGNVGQIRILHPHYLLETAVKLLKIPLKLPPKSKQKPVHPTTGILAVFMALNYCDVVHIAGFGYPKTADHKVPIHYYGSNTMKSMKDSFHDLTKEALALKKLEEAGAIQYLHPHS is encoded by the exons CATGGGTTTTCAGGCTCTTGCTGGTGGCAGTACCATTCTTTTGCTATTACTTCACCCAGGATATGTTCTTGCAAAG CCAGATCAGTAGCCATGACAAGGTGCTGTGCGTGAGCAAGTACACAGCAAAGAAACTCGACGCGCTGGAAGCAAA TTTCACGATAAATACCCAGCTGTTTTTGAAACTGGAAGATTTCTTCTGGAGAAAGTTCCCTTACGGCTTGGCATTGCCATATGGAGTCAATGGCAGTG AAATGGTCCTACTGAAAGTTTTAGCGTTTATTGCCAAATATGAGATGCCAGAACAGATTCAGAG GTTAACCTGTCGAACGTGTGCTGTGATAGGGAACGGCTTCACCATGAAGAACAGCTCCCTGGGAGACACCATCAATAAATACGATCTTGTGATCAG GTTGAATGATGCGCCAATCAGGGGCTTCGAGCAAGATGTGGGTAACAAGACCACTATAAGGCTGTTCTACCCTGAATCCGCGTCGACCAAATCCATGGATGAGAACAACCCAGACACCCTCATGGTCCTCGTGCCCTTCAAGCGTATTGACATCAGCTGGCTCAAGGAGCTCCTGTATGATGAGAAGAGG GTCACTAAGGGTTTTTGGAAGCCTGTGCCCCAGGTTTGGGTGGGGAACGTGGGCCAGATCCGCATCCTGCACCCCCACTACCTGCTTGAGACGGCGGTCAAGCTCCTCAAAATTCCGCTCAAGCTGCCGCCAAAGAGCAAGCAG AAACCAGTCCACCCGACCACTGGGATCCTAGCTGTCTTCATGGCCCTGAACTACTGTGACGTCGTTCACATCGCGGGGTTCGGGTACCCCAAGACTGCAGACCACAAAGTGCCTATCCACTACTATGGCAGCAATACCATGAAATCTATGAAG GATTCATTTCATGACCTCACAAAGGAAGCGCTGGCTTTGAAGAAGTTGGAAGAAGCTGGAGCAATTCAGTATCTTCACCCCCATTCCTGA
- the LOC117966651 gene encoding G protein-activated inward rectifier potassium channel 4-like isoform X1, producing the protein MAGDSWVHMNQDMEIGVTPREMKKIPKQAREDLAHISTDRTRMLAEPPKKPRQRYVQKDGKCNVHHGNVHETYRYLSDLFTTLVDLKWSFSLLIFTLVYCITWLFFGLIWWLIAYIRGDLEHLEESDWTPCVENLNSFVSAFLFSIETETTIGYGYRVITEHCPEGIILLLVQAILGSIVNALMVGCMFVKISQPKKRAETLMFSHKAVISLRDDKLCLMFRVGDLRSSHIVEASIRAKLIRSKQTKEGEFIPLNQTDINVGFDTGDDRLFLVSPLIISHEINEKSPFWELSRAQMEKEEFEIVVILEGMVEATGMTCQARSSYLHTEVLWGYRFTPVLSLEKGFYEVDYNNFHDIYETHTPSYSARELAGTATRGQFLSKLSPTAPPPCPLDPPMVLREKEEDEEREAGESNGSAATAGVATETTEAENIFF; encoded by the exons ATGGCAGGAGATTCGTGGGTTCATATGAACCAGGACATGGAGATAGGGGTTACGCCCAGAGAG ATGAAGAAGATCCCCAAGCAGGCCCGTGAAGATCTAGCCCACATCTCCACCGACAGAACCCGAATGTTAGCCGAACCGCCCAAAAAGCCACGGCAGCGCTACGTCCAGAAGGACGGCAAGTGCAACGTGCACCACGGCAACGTCCACGAGACCTACCGCTACCTGAGCGACCTCTTCACGACCCTGGTGGACCTCAAGTGGAGCTTCAGCCTGCTCATTTTCACCCTGGTCTACTGCATCACCTGGCTCTTCTTTGGGCTCATCTGGTGGCTTATCGCGTACATCCGAGGTGACCTAGAGCACCTGGAGGAGAGTGACTGGACACCGTGCGTGGAGAACCTCAACAGCTTTGTGTCTGCTTTCCTCTTCTCCATAGAGACGGAGACTACCATTGGATATGGCTACAGGGTCATCACCGAGCACTGCCCGGAGGGGATCATTCTCCTGTTGGTCCAGGCCATCCTGGGCTCCATCGTCAACGCCCTGATGGTGGGCTGCATGTTTGTGAAGATCTCACAGCCCAAGAAGAGGGCAGAGACCCTCATGTTCTCCCACAAGGCGGTCATCTCTCTCCGCGACGACAAGCTCTGCCTGATGTTCAGGGTGGGGGACCTGCGTAGCTCTCACATCGTGGAGGCTTCCATCCGGGCCAAGCTGATCAGGTCCAAGCAGACCAAGGAAGGGGAGTTCATCCCACTGAACCAGACAGACATCAACGTGGGCTTCGACACGGGCGACGACAGGCTCTTCCTGGTGTCTCCTCTCATCATCTCCCACGAGATCAACGAGAAGAGCCCATTCTGGGAGCTGTCCCGGGCCCAGATGGAGAAGGAGGAGTTTGAGATCGTCGTCATCCTGGAAGGCATGGTGGAGGCCACAG GGATGACATGCCAAGCTCGCAGTTCCTATCTGCACACCGAGGTGCTGTGGGGGTATCGCTTCACCCCGGTGCTCTCTCTGGAGAAGGGATTCTACGAGGTCGACTACAACAACTTCCATGACATCTATGAGACGCACACGCCCTCCTATAGTGCCAGGGAGCTGGCGGGCACTGCCACCCGGGGCCAGTTCCTGTCAAAGCTTTCCCCCACGGCCCCACCACCCTGTCCACTAGACCCCCCCATGGTGCTCAGAGAAAaggaagaggatgaagagaggGAGGCCGGAGAGAGTAACGGATCAGCCGCCACAGCGGGGGTCGCCACGGAAACAACAGAGGCTGaaaatatattcttttaa